The Bradyrhizobium sp. WBAH42 genome includes a window with the following:
- a CDS encoding DUF736 domain-containing protein codes for MANIGSFKKVGNEFQGEIVTLSLKAKGVRIVAETNRSNDNAPSHRIYVGRAEIGAAWSKRSEEGRDYLSLKLDDPSFNAPIYANLFDDEGGEGYTLLWSRPRKTGE; via the coding sequence ATGGCTAACATCGGTTCTTTCAAGAAGGTCGGTAACGAATTCCAGGGCGAGATCGTGACCCTGAGCCTGAAAGCCAAGGGCGTCCGCATCGTCGCCGAGACCAACCGATCCAACGACAACGCTCCCAGCCACCGCATCTATGTGGGTCGCGCGGAGATCGGCGCGGCCTGGTCGAAGCGCTCCGAAGAGGGCCGCGACTACCTCTCGCTCAAGCTCGATGACCCCTCGTTCAACGCGCCGATCTACGCGAACCTGTTCGACGACGAAGGCGGTGAGGGCTACACCCTTCTGTGGTCGCGGCCGCGTAAGACCGGCGAGTAA
- a CDS encoding multiubiquitin domain-containing protein gives MSNNEDKDHPGGGRGLGGNPGQGGEHGGGDDHGGGPDKTVNLFVNEKPVTVPDKKQTGLSIKQAAIAQHVPIQLDFVLSIERGGGKTELIGDDQKITVHDGDRFLAIPNDDNS, from the coding sequence ATGTCCAACAACGAAGACAAGGACCACCCGGGGGGCGGTCGGGGCCTGGGCGGGAATCCCGGTCAAGGTGGCGAGCACGGCGGCGGCGATGATCACGGCGGAGGGCCGGACAAGACGGTCAACCTGTTCGTCAACGAAAAGCCGGTCACGGTGCCGGACAAGAAGCAGACCGGCCTGAGCATCAAGCAGGCGGCGATCGCTCAGCATGTCCCGATCCAGCTCGACTTCGTGCTGAGCATCGAGCGCGGCGGCGGCAAGACTGAGCTCATTGGCGACGATCAGAAAATCACGGTCCACGACGGCGATCGCTTCCTCGCCATTCCGAACGACGACAACTCATGA
- a CDS encoding helix-turn-helix domain-containing protein, producing the protein MKSKKSEPAQFDVAALHAALDAERIARRLNWKDVSAESGVSASTLTRLSQGKRPDVDSLAALTQWLGLPADRFMGHRKMAFGAASPLTQISSILREDPNLNQDAAAALDELIKATYTRLRSQK; encoded by the coding sequence GTGAAATCGAAAAAATCTGAACCGGCCCAGTTTGACGTGGCGGCGTTGCATGCGGCGCTCGACGCGGAGCGGATTGCCCGGCGGCTGAATTGGAAGGATGTCTCGGCGGAATCGGGCGTAAGTGCCTCGACGCTAACTCGTTTATCTCAAGGCAAGCGTCCCGACGTGGACAGTCTGGCTGCCTTGACGCAGTGGCTGGGTCTGCCGGCTGATCGCTTCATGGGGCACCGGAAAATGGCCTTTGGCGCGGCGAGCCCGTTGACACAGATCTCTTCCATTCTGCGCGAAGACCCGAATCTGAACCAGGACGCCGCAGCAGCCTTGGACGAGCTCATCAAGGCGACCTACACCCGGTTGCGGTCGCAGAAATAA
- a CDS encoding toprim domain-containing protein, which translates to MAPDASELARRLAREAEAVCRYYLSNGKRAGRYWVVGDVHNTPGRSMFVRLQESPKGPAGKWTDAATGEHGDLLDIIRECRGLPDFSGAAEEARRFLKLPRPEPLAASKPVRSVAPTGSQEAARRLFAISSPIEGTVVETYLQRRGITHIHHGASLRFHPRCYYRPDEHLPTETWPAMIACVTGLDGRITGVHRTWLDPDGFDRVRLGKAPIDTPRRAMGDLLGNAVRFGVVDDVLAAGEGIETMLSLRYVLPTLPMAAALSANHLAAMLLPSGLRRLYIARDADAAGDAVQAALTQRAVDAGVEAIALSPRLGDFNEDLHIFGLGTLRAELRLQLAPEDVVRFLHSSMATAD; encoded by the coding sequence ATGGCCCCCGATGCCTCCGAATTGGCACGCCGCCTCGCGCGCGAGGCCGAGGCAGTGTGCCGATACTATCTCTCCAATGGCAAGCGGGCGGGGCGGTACTGGGTGGTCGGCGACGTTCACAACACGCCGGGCCGCTCGATGTTCGTCCGGCTCCAGGAATCACCCAAGGGCCCTGCCGGCAAGTGGACCGACGCTGCGACCGGCGAGCATGGCGACCTCCTCGACATCATCCGCGAATGCCGCGGTTTGCCCGACTTCAGCGGGGCCGCCGAGGAAGCGAGGCGGTTTCTGAAGCTGCCTCGTCCTGAGCCGCTAGCGGCCTCGAAACCCGTTCGTTCGGTGGCGCCGACTGGATCGCAAGAAGCCGCCCGCCGGCTCTTTGCGATATCCAGCCCGATCGAGGGGACCGTGGTCGAAACGTACTTGCAGCGCCGCGGGATAACCCACATCCATCATGGGGCCAGCCTCCGCTTTCACCCACGTTGCTATTACCGACCGGATGAGCATTTGCCGACCGAAACCTGGCCGGCGATGATAGCCTGTGTCACCGGCCTCGATGGACGGATCACCGGCGTACACCGCACTTGGCTCGATCCAGACGGTTTTGATCGCGTGCGGCTGGGCAAGGCTCCGATCGACACGCCACGACGGGCCATGGGCGACCTCCTCGGCAACGCCGTCCGCTTCGGCGTGGTGGACGACGTGCTCGCCGCCGGCGAGGGAATCGAGACCATGCTGTCGCTGCGTTACGTGCTGCCGACCTTGCCCATGGCCGCCGCACTTTCGGCCAATCACCTCGCAGCCATGTTGCTGCCGTCTGGCCTGCGTCGGCTCTACATCGCCCGCGACGCCGACGCCGCCGGAGATGCCGTGCAGGCTGCCCTCACCCAGCGTGCGGTAGACGCCGGCGTTGAAGCGATTGCGTTGTCGCCCCGGCTAGGCGATTTCAACGAAGACCTGCACATCTTCGGTCTCGGGACCCTACGAGCAGAGTTAAGGCTTCAACTCGCACCAGAGGACGTCGTCCGCTTCCTGCATTCGTCGATGGCAACCGCGGATTAG
- a CDS encoding DUF2493 domain-containing protein, whose protein sequence is MTDHDDIEPPHAASATEHVLTELQLFGYRPFDDQPDPRPLPEGRTITGAVADIFDALVATLSDTRLEPDLDDLLWSTVNLFHRAVDRIGRQLDDNEKAQQKGQREQDGSEVRSVELERITAEGITLIERRDCLELFRDQAIERFEIHTGSFWRPRSGSLVNHRTLTAAMIDSRDFIAAKRRAETEVMLPSGPKIALTGGLDFNDHRLIWDRLDKVHAKHPDMVLLHGGSPKGAELIASKWATTRKVPQIAFRPDWTKHAKAAPFKRNDVMLELLPIGVMHFPGTGIQDNLADKAKRLGIPVWRFGGA, encoded by the coding sequence ATGACCGACCACGACGACATCGAACCGCCGCACGCCGCATCTGCGACTGAACACGTTCTCACCGAATTGCAGCTCTTCGGTTACCGCCCCTTCGACGACCAGCCCGATCCACGGCCGCTTCCCGAGGGCAGGACCATTACCGGTGCCGTCGCTGACATCTTCGATGCCTTGGTCGCCACGTTGAGCGACACGCGGCTCGAGCCGGACCTCGACGATCTGCTCTGGTCGACCGTCAACCTGTTCCATCGTGCCGTCGACCGCATCGGTCGCCAACTCGACGACAACGAAAAGGCGCAACAGAAGGGTCAGCGCGAGCAGGACGGTTCCGAAGTTCGATCCGTCGAACTCGAACGCATCACGGCGGAAGGCATCACGCTGATTGAGCGCCGCGACTGCCTAGAACTCTTCCGTGACCAGGCCATCGAGCGCTTCGAGATTCACACCGGCTCATTCTGGCGCCCCCGATCGGGATCGCTGGTGAACCACCGCACCCTGACCGCGGCGATGATCGACTCCCGCGACTTCATCGCAGCCAAGCGCCGTGCCGAGACCGAGGTCATGCTGCCCTCAGGGCCGAAGATCGCGCTCACCGGAGGGCTTGATTTCAATGATCATCGCCTGATCTGGGATCGCCTCGACAAGGTTCACGCCAAGCATCCCGACATGGTCCTGCTCCACGGCGGCTCCCCGAAGGGGGCCGAACTGATCGCCTCCAAATGGGCAACCACCCGCAAGGTGCCTCAGATCGCCTTCAGGCCCGACTGGACGAAGCACGCCAAGGCAGCACCGTTCAAGCGCAACGATGTCATGCTCGAACTCCTGCCGATCGGCGTCATGCACTTCCCGGGCACGGGCATCCAGGACAACCTCGCCGACAAGGCGAAGCGGCTCGGCATCCCCGTCTGGAGGTTCGGCGGCGCGTGA
- a CDS encoding strawberry notch-like NTP hydrolase domain-containing protein, producing the protein MTESLAGGAAAAPLSMRAAATLTSAALKAARQLLTDLERGRRIDAAVLRGAMEAAFGASDAAGAWNWKTAYDVCEAATVLFLRKFGPAMRAKAGSTAAMLPMLARIASCLPTHTRRSEDSQALQQFSTPIPLGLAACAAAGITPADRVLEPSAGTGLLAIFAELAGGSLMLNELAEGRAALLDHVFANVEVTRFDGAQIDDHLDASVVPSVVLMNPPFSAVANVDRRMADAAFRHVASALARLCDGGRLVAIAGAGLAPDNPAWREAFVRLQERGRVVFSAAIDGAVYAKHGTQTDTRLLVIDKWPAADAKAFPASVGMASDVATLLGWVTQHVPPRLPVAVPVMADIVRRPAMPRSAGVIAPSPSSTSGSVPEGVEIAYETVEWSPPEGARLTDALYEEYGLQSIRIPGSCAHPTKLVQSAAMASVAPPKPFYRPHLPLSLVADGVLSDAQLESVIYAGEAHSEFLAGSWTVDTTFDVVAAARDDAEDAVRFRRGWFLGDGTGAGKGRQVAGILLDNWLKGRRRAVWISKSDKLIEDAQRDWSALGMERLLVTPLSRFRQGTPVRLSEGILFATYATLRTDERGEKLSRVRQIVEWLGSDFDGVIVFDESHAMQNAVGGKGERGDQAASQQGRAGLRLQHALPNARVVYVSATGATTVHNLAYAQRLGLWGGADFPFATRAEFVEAIEQGGVAAMEVLARDLKALGLYAARSLSYEGVEYELVEHQLTPEQVRIYDAYADAFSIIHNNLDAAMRAANITGETGTLNGQAKSAARSAFESAKQRFFGHLLTSMKTPSLIRSIDCDLDAGHAAVIQIVSTGEALMERRLAEIPTEDWGDVQVDITPREYVLDYLAHSFPVQLYELFTDSEGNLCSRPVYRDGQPVESREAVARRGRLIEKLASLPPVPGALDQIVQRFGTEMVAEVTGRSRRIVRKGDRLVVENRAGSANLAETSAFMDDVKPILVFSDAGGTGRSYHAELSARNRRLRVHYLLEPGWKADAAIQGLGRTNRTNQAQPPLFRPIATDVKAEKRFLSTIARRLDTLGAITRGQRQTGGQGLFRPEDNLESQYGRDALRQLYTLLVRGRVDGCSLERFEDATGLKLTDANGLRDDLPPITTFLNRLLALTIDLQNVLFTAFEQLLIARIEGAVASGTYDLGLETLRAESFVVSGRRTIYVHPRTGAETRLLTIMQRERNHPVGLDDVLARLSSHAVLLINERSGRAAVQVPTPSIMLDDGEIERRVRLIRPMEQHQVPLNMMVESHWVEADRERFAEAWMAELAEVPEFTESTIHVVAGLLLPIWKRLPNESTRVYRLQTDAGERIIGRKVSAAWVANAFSADAPTLSPDAAFAAVMEGRTVLDLAEGLQLRRVRVMGACRIELSGFNDTMRDRLRAYGLFGEIISWKLRMFVPTDASGVGILTKVLDTYPVVRVNEREAA; encoded by the coding sequence ATGACCGAATCTCTTGCGGGCGGCGCTGCCGCCGCGCCGCTCTCGATGCGTGCCGCTGCCACTCTCACCTCTGCCGCCCTCAAGGCCGCCCGGCAGCTCTTGACTGATCTCGAACGCGGCCGTCGCATCGATGCCGCCGTCCTGCGCGGCGCCATGGAGGCTGCCTTCGGTGCCTCGGACGCGGCCGGGGCCTGGAACTGGAAGACGGCGTATGACGTCTGCGAGGCGGCAACCGTTCTCTTCCTGCGCAAATTCGGTCCGGCCATGCGCGCCAAGGCTGGCTCGACGGCTGCCATGCTGCCAATGCTCGCGAGAATCGCGAGCTGTCTGCCGACCCATACGCGGCGCTCCGAGGACAGTCAGGCGCTCCAGCAATTTTCGACGCCGATCCCGCTTGGGCTGGCCGCGTGCGCCGCGGCCGGCATTACGCCCGCCGACCGCGTTCTGGAGCCCTCCGCGGGGACCGGCTTGCTCGCCATCTTCGCCGAGCTCGCCGGCGGCTCTCTGATGTTGAACGAGTTGGCCGAAGGCCGCGCGGCGCTGCTAGATCATGTGTTTGCCAACGTTGAGGTCACGCGGTTCGACGGCGCGCAGATTGATGATCACCTCGATGCGAGCGTGGTACCGAGCGTCGTTCTGATGAACCCGCCGTTCTCCGCGGTGGCGAATGTCGATCGACGAATGGCGGACGCCGCTTTCCGGCACGTCGCTTCGGCGCTCGCGCGTCTTTGCGACGGTGGACGCCTCGTCGCCATCGCTGGCGCCGGCCTTGCGCCGGATAATCCGGCGTGGCGAGAGGCCTTTGTTCGCCTCCAGGAGCGCGGACGGGTCGTGTTTTCTGCCGCGATCGACGGCGCCGTCTACGCCAAGCACGGCACTCAGACTGACACGAGGCTGCTTGTAATCGACAAGTGGCCCGCTGCCGATGCGAAGGCCTTTCCCGCTTCAGTGGGCATGGCGAGTGATGTCGCCACCTTGCTTGGGTGGGTCACCCAGCATGTGCCTCCGAGGCTGCCCGTCGCCGTGCCGGTTATGGCCGACATCGTTAGGCGCCCGGCAATGCCCCGATCGGCCGGCGTCATTGCACCAAGCCCCTCATCCACTTCGGGGAGCGTGCCGGAAGGTGTGGAAATTGCGTACGAGACCGTCGAATGGTCGCCGCCGGAAGGCGCCCGCCTCACCGATGCGCTATATGAGGAGTACGGATTGCAGTCGATCCGTATTCCCGGATCGTGCGCACATCCGACCAAGCTCGTGCAATCCGCGGCGATGGCGTCCGTTGCGCCACCGAAGCCGTTCTACCGTCCGCATCTACCTTTAAGTCTGGTGGCAGACGGAGTTCTGTCGGACGCCCAGCTCGAAAGCGTCATTTATGCGGGCGAGGCGCATTCCGAATTTCTCGCGGGCTCCTGGACCGTCGATACGACGTTTGACGTTGTGGCGGCCGCGCGCGACGACGCAGAAGATGCCGTCCGCTTTCGCCGCGGCTGGTTCTTGGGCGATGGCACCGGCGCTGGCAAGGGACGGCAGGTCGCAGGGATCCTTCTCGACAATTGGCTCAAGGGCCGCCGCCGTGCGGTCTGGATCAGCAAATCCGACAAGCTGATCGAAGATGCTCAGCGCGACTGGTCCGCACTCGGCATGGAGCGGCTGCTTGTTACGCCTTTGTCCCGCTTTCGCCAGGGCACACCGGTCCGGCTTTCGGAGGGCATCCTTTTTGCCACCTATGCCACGCTACGCACCGACGAGCGTGGCGAGAAGCTTTCGCGTGTCAGGCAGATCGTTGAATGGTTGGGCTCCGACTTCGACGGAGTCATCGTCTTCGACGAGAGCCACGCCATGCAGAATGCGGTCGGGGGCAAGGGCGAGCGCGGCGACCAGGCGGCCTCTCAGCAGGGACGTGCAGGCCTGAGGCTCCAGCACGCCCTGCCGAATGCTCGCGTGGTTTATGTGTCGGCGACAGGCGCTACCACGGTCCACAACCTCGCTTATGCCCAACGCCTCGGACTTTGGGGGGGCGCCGACTTCCCGTTCGCCACGCGCGCCGAGTTCGTCGAGGCAATCGAGCAGGGTGGCGTCGCGGCGATGGAGGTGCTGGCGCGCGATCTCAAGGCGCTCGGCCTCTACGCTGCTCGCTCATTGTCCTACGAGGGCGTCGAGTACGAACTCGTTGAGCACCAGCTTACGCCGGAGCAGGTTCGCATCTACGACGCCTATGCAGATGCGTTCAGCATCATCCACAACAACCTCGACGCGGCGATGCGGGCCGCCAACATCACCGGCGAAACCGGAACGCTGAACGGGCAGGCGAAATCCGCGGCCCGATCCGCCTTCGAAAGCGCGAAGCAGCGCTTCTTCGGTCATCTGCTGACATCGATGAAGACGCCGTCGCTCATCCGATCCATCGACTGCGATCTCGACGCCGGCCATGCCGCTGTCATCCAGATTGTTTCTACGGGCGAAGCGCTGATGGAGCGCCGGCTCGCCGAGATCCCGACCGAGGATTGGGGCGACGTCCAGGTCGACATCACCCCGCGCGAATATGTGCTCGACTATCTCGCCCATTCCTTCCCGGTCCAGCTCTACGAGCTCTTTACAGACTCGGAAGGTAACCTCTGCTCTCGGCCTGTCTATCGCGATGGCCAGCCGGTCGAGAGCCGGGAAGCCGTCGCACGACGCGGCCGCCTCATCGAGAAACTCGCCTCGCTGCCTCCGGTACCCGGCGCGCTGGATCAAATCGTCCAGCGCTTCGGCACCGAGATGGTCGCCGAAGTGACCGGGCGCTCGCGCCGCATCGTTCGTAAGGGCGACCGGTTGGTGGTCGAAAACCGCGCCGGTTCGGCCAATCTCGCTGAGACATCGGCCTTCATGGACGACGTCAAGCCTATTCTCGTGTTCTCCGACGCGGGCGGCACGGGGAGGAGCTACCATGCCGAGTTGTCGGCGCGAAATCGCCGCTTGCGGGTCCATTATCTGCTCGAGCCCGGCTGGAAGGCGGATGCCGCGATTCAGGGGCTCGGCCGCACAAACCGGACCAATCAAGCGCAGCCGCCGTTGTTTCGGCCCATCGCGACCGACGTGAAGGCTGAAAAACGCTTCCTCAGCACAATCGCGCGTCGGCTCGACACATTGGGGGCCATTACGCGCGGCCAGCGCCAGACCGGAGGGCAGGGGCTGTTTCGGCCCGAGGACAATCTCGAAAGTCAGTACGGGCGTGACGCGTTGCGTCAACTCTACACGTTGCTGGTGCGAGGCCGGGTCGACGGATGCTCGCTCGAGAGGTTCGAGGATGCGACCGGCCTGAAATTGACGGATGCCAATGGGCTCAGGGATGACCTGCCGCCGATCACGACCTTCCTGAACAGGTTGTTGGCGCTCACCATCGATCTGCAGAATGTCCTGTTCACCGCCTTCGAACAGCTATTGATCGCCCGGATCGAGGGCGCTGTCGCGTCGGGCACCTATGACCTCGGGCTGGAAACGCTCCGCGCCGAAAGCTTTGTCGTCAGTGGTCGGCGGACGATCTATGTCCATCCGCGCACAGGTGCCGAGACACGGCTTCTCACCATCATGCAGCGCGAGCGTAACCATCCCGTTGGTTTGGATGACGTCCTTGCTCGGCTTTCCAGTCATGCCGTCCTGCTGATCAACGAGCGTTCGGGAAGGGCCGCCGTGCAGGTTCCGACCCCGAGCATCATGCTCGACGACGGCGAGATCGAGCGCCGCGTCCGCCTGATCCGGCCTATGGAGCAGCACCAAGTCCCCTTGAACATGATGGTGGAGAGCCATTGGGTTGAAGCGGATCGTGAACGTTTTGCCGAGGCCTGGATGGCTGAGCTTGCCGAGGTGCCTGAGTTCACGGAAAGCACGATCCACGTCGTTGCAGGACTGCTGCTACCAATCTGGAAACGATTGCCGAACGAATCGACCCGCGTCTATCGGCTCCAGACCGATGCGGGTGAACGCATCATCGGCCGCAAGGTTTCTGCCGCGTGGGTTGCAAACGCCTTCTCGGCGGACGCGCCTACGCTGTCGCCGGACGCTGCCTTTGCAGCGGTGATGGAGGGACGCACCGTCCTCGACCTCGCGGAGGGGCTCCAGCTTCGCCGCGTCCGGGTCATGGGCGCTTGCCGCATTGAGCTGTCGGGATTCAACGACACGATGCGCGATCGCCTCCGCGCTTACGGCCTCTTTGGAGAGATCATATCCTGGAAGCTGCGGATGTTCGTGCCCACGGACGCAAGCGGCGTCGGGATCCTGACGAAGGTGCTCGATACCTATCCGGTCGTGCGCGTCAATGAGCGGGAGGCCGCGTGA